One part of the Candidatus Desulfatibia profunda genome encodes these proteins:
- a CDS encoding enoyl-CoA hydratase/isomerase family protein, producing MENKLILVDKKDMIGIITLNRAEEMNTFNVPFAGALNAALRALDQDDEVRVIIIQAAGKHFSTGISLKEFRNKSPKELREFIGLMDEFYHTIPRMKKPVIAAVKGAAVANGAGLVFACDLAVAAENAKFGTTAINVGLICLGPAVPLTRLVGRKKALEMVLTGDIFSAKEAERLGLINKVVPPEELEAATMELAAKLVHKSPQAVRAGKEGIYGMSEIPYHQALHYMDDLFASLCATEDAREGIEAFLEKREPVWRQR from the coding sequence ATGGAAAACAAACTGATTCTTGTGGATAAAAAGGACATGATCGGGATCATCACCCTGAATCGAGCTGAAGAGATGAACACGTTCAATGTCCCCTTTGCCGGAGCATTGAATGCCGCCCTGCGGGCTCTGGATCAAGATGACGAGGTCCGGGTCATAATAATCCAGGCGGCCGGCAAGCATTTCTCAACCGGCATCTCCCTCAAGGAGTTCCGAAACAAAAGCCCTAAAGAGCTCAGGGAATTTATAGGATTGATGGATGAGTTTTACCACACCATTCCCCGCATGAAAAAACCGGTCATCGCTGCGGTCAAGGGCGCTGCTGTCGCCAATGGCGCCGGTCTTGTGTTTGCCTGTGATCTGGCTGTGGCCGCCGAGAATGCAAAGTTCGGGACGACCGCCATCAACGTGGGCTTGATCTGCCTGGGCCCGGCTGTACCTCTGACGCGTCTGGTCGGCCGCAAAAAAGCCCTTGAAATGGTCCTAACCGGCGACATTTTTTCCGCTAAGGAGGCCGAACGGCTTGGTTTAATAAACAAGGTCGTTCCTCCTGAGGAACTCGAAGCCGCAACCATGGAACTTGCCGCCAAACTTGTCCATAAAAGTCCCCAGGCAGTGCGCGCCGGAAAGGAGGGCATCTACGGCATGTCGGAAATACCTTACCACCAGGCCCTTCACTATATGGATGACCTGTTCGCCTCGCTCTGCGCTACAGAGGACGCCCGGGAAGGGATTGAGGCTTTTCTGGAAAAACGCGAGCCGGTGTGGCGGCAGCGATAG
- a CDS encoding acyl-CoA dehydrogenase family protein, giving the protein MDFELTKEQEMIRKEVRKFARSEIAPVALDLDENEQFSQELTKKMGEIGLFGMFVSEAYEGQGMDYMSYTIAVEEIARVDGSQAATIAAGNSLGIGPIYYFGTEEQKRKYLPKLCAGEALWGFGLTEPTAGSDAGGSKTTAVPDGDGWVLNGSKIFITNAACELSMGVTVQAVTGSRPSGKPEYTCFLVEHGLPGFKAVPMHRKMMWRASNTAELYFDDVRVPKENILGKKGDGFRQMLATLDGGRLSIAAMGLGGAQGAYETALKYAKKRVQFGQPISKFQAVAFKLADCAVEIECARNLLYKACWL; this is encoded by the coding sequence TTGGATTTCGAGCTGACAAAAGAGCAGGAAATGATCCGCAAAGAGGTACGGAAATTTGCCCGCAGCGAAATTGCGCCGGTAGCGCTGGATCTGGATGAAAATGAGCAATTTTCCCAGGAGCTTACCAAAAAGATGGGAGAAATCGGCCTTTTCGGAATGTTTGTTTCCGAAGCATACGAAGGCCAGGGCATGGATTATATGTCTTACACCATTGCCGTGGAGGAAATTGCCCGGGTGGACGGTTCCCAGGCCGCAACCATTGCGGCCGGCAACTCCCTGGGAATCGGCCCCATCTATTATTTCGGTACCGAGGAGCAGAAACGCAAGTATCTTCCAAAACTGTGTGCCGGCGAAGCACTCTGGGGTTTCGGTCTGACCGAGCCGACGGCCGGTTCCGATGCCGGAGGCAGTAAAACCACTGCGGTACCGGACGGTGACGGCTGGGTGCTGAACGGATCCAAGATCTTTATAACCAATGCTGCCTGCGAGCTTTCCATGGGGGTTACGGTTCAAGCGGTTACCGGGAGTCGCCCCAGCGGAAAGCCGGAGTATACCTGTTTTTTGGTCGAGCACGGCCTGCCCGGATTTAAAGCCGTTCCCATGCACAGAAAAATGATGTGGCGGGCTTCAAATACCGCTGAGCTCTATTTCGACGATGTCAGGGTTCCGAAGGAGAACATCCTTGGCAAAAAAGGAGACGGGTTTCGCCAGATGCTTGCCACGCTCGACGGCGGAAGGCTTTCCATTGCCGCCATGGGGCTCGGCGGCGCCCAAGGAGCGTATGAGACCGCCCTGAAATATGCGAAAAAGCGGGTCCAGTTCGGACAACCCATCAGCAAATTCCAGGCTGTAGCCTTTAAACTGGCCGACTGCGCTGTGGAAATTGAATGCGCCCGCAACCTGTTATACAAGGCTTGCTGGCTGAG
- a CDS encoding TetR/AcrR family transcriptional regulator, with protein MMEHSQQTKDIPTKIKNPDLVKRRHRQIVDAAVQLFIKQGFHKTTTRQIARATGFSIGSLYEYITSKEDILYLVCDAIHAEVERGVSEAMARATGGRNSLSEAIREYFLVCNRMSDHILLIYQETQSLPPQWRKKVLENEVRITGIFVKVLAHLISTGNLPFLSDRSIELIAHNISVLGHMWTFRRWFLARHYSIEDYIALQTDFILGISR; from the coding sequence ATGATGGAACATTCCCAGCAAACAAAAGATATACCGACCAAAATTAAAAATCCCGACCTTGTCAAACGGCGGCATCGTCAGATTGTGGATGCCGCTGTTCAACTGTTTATCAAGCAGGGATTTCACAAAACCACAACCCGGCAGATCGCCCGCGCCACCGGGTTCTCCATCGGTTCGCTGTATGAATACATAACATCCAAAGAGGACATCCTGTATCTGGTATGCGACGCCATTCATGCCGAAGTCGAACGGGGCGTCTCGGAAGCCATGGCCCGTGCAACCGGCGGCCGAAATTCTCTGTCCGAGGCGATCAGGGAATATTTTCTGGTATGCAACCGCATGAGTGATCATATCCTCCTGATTTACCAGGAAACCCAATCGCTACCACCACAGTGGCGCAAAAAGGTGCTTGAAAACGAAGTCCGCATTACCGGTATTTTTGTCAAAGTGCTGGCGCATCTGATTTCAACCGGCAATCTGCCTTTTCTGAGCGATCGTTCCATTGAGCTTATCGCCCACAATATTTCCGTTCTGGGGCATATGTGGACGTTCCGGCGCTGGTTTCTCGCCCGCCACTACAGTATTGAAGACTATATCGCGTTGCAAACCGACTTTATTTTAGGAATATCAAGGTGA